One genomic segment of Candidatus Babeliales bacterium includes these proteins:
- the dnaK gene encoding molecular chaperone DnaK: MAKIIGIDLGTTNSAVAFMEGQTPKIVPNKEGQNTTPSIFAVAKDGKRMVGTMAKRQAVTNPENTLYSAKRFIGHTFEEIKNEIANYPYKIVKADNGDVAFEIEGKKYSPQEISAAILSNLKQTAEEYLGQPVTQAVITVPAYFNDAQRQATKDAGKIAGLDVMRIINEPTAAALAYGCEKKRDETIAVFDFGGGTFDISILEVQDGVIEVKSTSGNNKLGGDDIDEKIINFLIEQFQTDTGIDLRKNKMALQRLKEESEKAKKELSSLHETDINLPYITADESGPKHLSVKLSRAKLESLCADIFKKLMEPCKLALSDAKLSTSQINEVILVGGSTRMPKIQELVKDFFGKTPNKSVNPDEVVALGAAIQGGILSGAVSDVLLLDVTPLSLGIETMGGIATKLIERNTTIPTKKSQVFSTAENNQPSVDIHVVQGERELAKDNKSLGQFKLDGIPAAPRGTPQIEVIFDIDANGMLSVTAKDKGTGKEQSIKITNSSGLSAQEIEKMIQDAKDNEAEDKKVKETVEARNKLDGMILSTETTLSENKDKLPADEVTALQEAVETAKKDLKDKEGDAEGLKSAYETLMTKAQKVAEILYKNKDQQPGAPKPEDENDSDNNGPIDADIS; the protein is encoded by the coding sequence ATGGCTAAAATTATAGGAATCGACCTTGGAACTACCAACTCAGCGGTAGCATTCATGGAAGGACAAACTCCAAAAATAGTCCCAAATAAAGAAGGTCAAAACACAACACCTTCAATATTCGCGGTAGCAAAAGACGGCAAACGCATGGTTGGTACTATGGCGAAACGTCAAGCGGTCACGAATCCAGAAAACACGCTTTACTCTGCAAAGCGCTTTATCGGACACACATTCGAAGAAATTAAAAATGAAATTGCAAACTACCCGTACAAAATTGTCAAAGCTGACAATGGCGACGTGGCGTTTGAAATCGAAGGCAAGAAATATTCACCTCAAGAAATTTCTGCAGCAATCTTAAGCAATTTAAAACAAACAGCAGAAGAATACCTTGGCCAACCAGTCACACAAGCTGTGATCACAGTGCCAGCGTATTTTAACGACGCACAACGTCAAGCAACTAAAGACGCAGGAAAAATTGCTGGTCTCGACGTCATGCGTATCATCAACGAACCAACAGCAGCAGCGCTTGCTTACGGTTGTGAAAAAAAACGGGATGAAACTATTGCGGTATTCGATTTCGGCGGCGGAACCTTTGATATTTCAATCCTGGAAGTACAAGATGGTGTCATCGAAGTAAAATCAACCAGCGGAAATAACAAACTGGGTGGTGACGATATCGATGAAAAAATCATCAATTTCTTAATCGAGCAGTTCCAAACCGATACAGGTATCGATCTTCGCAAAAACAAAATGGCTTTGCAAAGACTCAAAGAAGAATCTGAAAAAGCGAAAAAAGAACTTTCTTCACTTCACGAAACAGATATCAACTTGCCATACATCACAGCTGACGAGTCAGGTCCAAAACATTTATCAGTAAAATTATCACGTGCAAAGCTCGAATCTTTGTGTGCTGATATTTTCAAAAAATTAATGGAACCGTGTAAACTCGCATTGTCAGATGCAAAATTATCAACAAGCCAAATTAACGAAGTTATTTTGGTCGGTGGATCAACTCGTATGCCAAAAATCCAAGAACTCGTAAAAGATTTCTTCGGCAAAACTCCAAACAAATCAGTAAATCCTGATGAAGTAGTTGCACTCGGTGCTGCTATCCAAGGTGGAATTTTAAGCGGTGCGGTCAGCGACGTTTTACTTCTCGACGTTACTCCCCTTTCACTTGGTATTGAAACTATGGGTGGAATTGCAACGAAATTGATTGAAAGAAACACAACGATTCCTACCAAGAAATCTCAAGTGTTTTCAACAGCTGAAAATAATCAGCCATCAGTTGATATTCATGTGGTGCAAGGTGAACGAGAATTAGCTAAAGATAATAAATCTTTAGGTCAATTCAAACTCGACGGAATCCCTGCGGCTCCTCGTGGAACTCCGCAAATCGAAGTGATTTTTGATATCGATGCCAATGGAATGTTAAGCGTAACTGCAAAAGACAAAGGCACTGGCAAAGAACAAAGTATCAAAATTACAAACAGCAGCGGACTATCAGCTCAAGAAATTGAAAAAATGATCCAAGATGCTAAAGATAACGAAGCTGAAGACAAAAAAGTCAAAGAAACTGTCGAAGCTCGTAACAAACTTGACGGCATGATTTTAAGCACAGAAACAACGCTCTCTGAAAATAAAGATAAACTTCCTGCTGACGAAGTAACAGCTCTTCAAGAAGCTGTAGAGACGGCAAAAAAAGATCTTAAAGATAAAGAAGGCGACGCTGAAGGCTTAAAAAGCGCGTATGAAACCTTAATGACAAAAGCTCAAAAAGTTGCTGAAATTTTGTATAAAAACAAAGATCAACAACCAGGCGCCCCAAAACCAGAAGATGAAAATGATTCTGACAACAACGGTCCAATTGACGCTGACATTTCATAA